In Dama dama isolate Ldn47 chromosome X, ASM3311817v1, whole genome shotgun sequence, one genomic interval encodes:
- the LDOC1 gene encoding protein LDOC1, which produces MVDELVLLLHALLMRHRALSIENSQLMEQLRLLVCERATLLRQVRPPSCPVPFPETFDGESSRLPEFIVQTASYMLVNENRFCNDAMKVAFLISLLTGEAEEWVVPYIEMDSPILGDYRAFLDEMKQCFGWDDDEDDEDEDEEDDY; this is translated from the coding sequence ATGGTGGACGAGCTGGTCCTGCTGCTGCACGCGCTCCTGATGCGGCACCGCGCCCTTAGCATCGAGAACAGCCAGCTCATGGAACAGCTTCGGCTGCTGGTGTGCGAGAGGGCCACCCTGCTGCGCCAGGTACGTCCGCCGAGCTGCCCTGTGCCCTTCCCCGAAACGTTTGACGGCGAGAGCTCCCGGCTCCCCGAGTTTATCGTGCAGACGGCGTCTTACATGCTCGTCAACGAGAACCGATTCTGCAACGACGCCATGAAGGTGGCATTCCTGATAAGCCTGCTCACCGGGGAAGCCGAGGAATGGGTGGTGCCCTACATTGAGATGGATAGCCCCATCCTGGGCGACTACCGGGCCTTCCTCGATGAGATGAAACAGTGTTTTGGCTGGGATGACGACGAAGACGACGAAGACGAAGATGAAGAAGATGATTACTAG